The Thermomicrobiales bacterium genome has a segment encoding these proteins:
- a CDS encoding cysteine desulfurase family protein yields the protein MIRQIETESIYLDHAATTPVDPDVLRVMAPWFTEFFGNPSSIYQLGQQSRAALDTARAQCARVLGCHPSEIVFTSGATESNNLALAGSVWALRERSPGGPPPHIVTTAVEHHAVLHKAEWLESIGFALTIVPVNELGVVDPAAIAGAIRPETALISVMYANNETGAIQPIAEIAAIARAHQIPLHSDAVQAAGLLPLVVDELGVDLLSLSAHKFYGPKGVGLLYVRRGTPLSWQQLGGGQESGRRGGTENVPLIVGMGAALAIAERDREAYARDCRILRDRLFSEIEERVEGITLNGPSLADGRLANNLNLAIDGVQGETVLLNLDMAGIAASAGSACTTGNAQPSHVLKAMGYSDEQCRTSIRLTVGRCNDDDQIIDAAESLVDAVLRIRELA from the coding sequence ATGATTCGTCAGATCGAAACAGAATCGATCTATCTCGACCATGCCGCCACGACGCCGGTCGATCCGGACGTCTTGCGTGTGATGGCGCCGTGGTTCACCGAGTTCTTCGGTAACCCTTCCAGCATCTATCAACTCGGCCAACAGAGCCGAGCCGCACTGGACACAGCGCGCGCGCAGTGCGCCCGTGTCCTTGGGTGCCACCCAAGCGAGATCGTCTTCACCAGCGGCGCAACCGAAAGCAACAATCTCGCGCTGGCGGGATCGGTGTGGGCTTTGCGAGAGCGGAGTCCGGGCGGGCCGCCTCCACACATCGTCACGACGGCAGTGGAGCACCATGCTGTTCTGCACAAGGCGGAATGGCTGGAATCGATCGGTTTCGCGTTGACCATCGTCCCGGTAAATGAGCTCGGCGTGGTGGATCCGGCTGCAATCGCCGGCGCGATTCGTCCGGAAACCGCGCTCATCTCTGTCATGTATGCCAACAACGAAACCGGCGCCATCCAACCGATCGCGGAGATTGCGGCCATCGCCCGAGCGCATCAGATTCCGCTTCACTCGGACGCGGTACAGGCAGCCGGTTTGCTGCCCCTCGTGGTCGATGAGTTGGGCGTCGATCTCCTGTCATTGAGCGCGCACAAGTTCTATGGTCCCAAAGGGGTCGGGTTGCTGTACGTGCGCCGTGGAACTCCGTTGAGTTGGCAACAACTGGGCGGCGGACAGGAAAGCGGCCGAAGGGGCGGTACGGAAAACGTGCCCCTGATCGTGGGAATGGGCGCCGCATTGGCCATCGCGGAACGCGACCGCGAGGCGTACGCGCGCGACTGTCGAATCCTGCGAGACCGCCTCTTTTCGGAGATCGAAGAACGCGTCGAGGGGATCACTCTGAATGGTCCATCGTTGGCGGATGGCCGCCTCGCCAACAACTTGAATCTCGCGATCGACGGGGTGCAAGGTGAAACGGTGTTGCTGAATCTCGACATGGCCGGCATCGCCGCGTCTGCTGGTTCAGCGTGCACGACTGGCAATGCGCAACCAAGCCATGTGCTCAAGGCAATGGGCTATTCGGACGAACAATGCCGCACGAGCATTCGACTCACAGTGGGACGCTGCAACGACGATGATCAGATCATCGACGCTGCCGAGAGCCTGGTCGACGCGGTCTTACGAATCCGCGAACTCGCCTGA
- a CDS encoding Rrf2 family transcriptional regulator, whose translation MKVSTRGEYGVRAMVALAKHYGEGPASISTLSVESSVPYSYLEQLISPLKKAGLVTSRRGAAGGYQLSRAPEHIGIGEIYRAMEGPIAPMECVSEDLSEQSCPLIPNCETRPVWLEVRNSIASTLDSMTLADLLRQGGIGHVPAPDLTSVAG comes from the coding sequence ATGAAGGTTTCCACCAGAGGCGAATATGGCGTACGCGCAATGGTTGCGCTCGCGAAGCACTACGGTGAGGGGCCAGCGTCGATCTCGACGCTTTCGGTCGAGTCCTCCGTGCCGTATTCGTATCTCGAGCAACTCATCTCGCCGTTGAAGAAGGCTGGGCTCGTCACGAGCCGTCGTGGCGCGGCTGGCGGCTATCAACTGTCACGCGCGCCAGAACATATCGGCATTGGCGAGATCTATCGCGCTATGGAAGGGCCGATTGCACCGATGGAGTGCGTGTCCGAGGACCTCTCGGAGCAGTCGTGCCCCTTGATTCCCAATTGCGAGACGCGGCCTGTCTGGCTCGAAGTGCGCAACTCGATCGCCTCCACGCTCGATTCGATGACGTTGGCCGATCTCTTGCGACAGGGCGGTATTGGCCATGTGCCCGCGCCCGATCTGACCAGCGTCGCGGGCTAG
- a CDS encoding site-2 protease family protein, protein MSFVRIHPALGFGGPGQDMKSLTLGRIQGIEIKLHPSFVLIALWVIYHWGFRQDSGIAGTIYGLALVLSIFLLVLLHELGHSMMAHEYGLRVRDITLVPFGGIARIEQMPTRPRAEAMISVAGPLVNFAIALLMLPLLLMVGLARGNDSIQDFARFGLGEVSLTGFLFYLLLANLTLAVFNLLPAFPMDGGRILRAGITPFMGRQGATTVAVAIGITLGVLIGILGLMSGEYLIVLVMAFVVFAAIAEGRAVRLEESMRRLRVGQFAVWDRGGVSPDDPIALALRQGARDLPVTENGRLIGMVWRQQLIDAMSHGGLQRKISEIMDRRFVSISSDTSVYDAQRLMNDTNQWSMPVADGGMYRGLFTADRFVHVQRHVAARTPERRHFAHLSGSLSQTFRSRVR, encoded by the coding sequence GTGTCGTTCGTTCGAATCCATCCCGCATTGGGGTTCGGGGGTCCAGGCCAGGACATGAAATCGCTCACACTCGGGCGAATCCAGGGAATCGAAATCAAGCTCCACCCCAGCTTTGTGTTGATTGCGCTTTGGGTGATCTATCACTGGGGGTTCCGGCAGGACTCGGGCATCGCGGGCACGATCTACGGCCTCGCGCTGGTGCTTTCGATCTTCTTGCTGGTGCTGCTTCATGAGCTTGGGCACAGCATGATGGCGCATGAGTATGGATTGCGCGTGCGCGATATCACGCTCGTGCCATTCGGCGGCATCGCGCGCATCGAACAGATGCCAACGCGCCCCCGCGCCGAGGCAATGATTTCCGTTGCCGGACCGCTGGTGAATTTCGCGATTGCGCTCCTGATGTTGCCGCTGCTCTTGATGGTCGGCCTCGCTCGTGGTAACGACTCCATTCAGGACTTCGCCCGCTTCGGGCTGGGAGAGGTTTCGCTCACCGGCTTCCTTTTCTATCTCCTCCTTGCCAATCTCACGCTGGCTGTTTTCAACCTCCTTCCCGCCTTTCCGATGGATGGCGGACGCATTCTGCGCGCCGGCATCACCCCGTTCATGGGTCGACAAGGCGCGACCACCGTCGCCGTTGCGATCGGCATCACCCTGGGAGTCTTGATCGGAATTCTCGGCCTCATGTCGGGCGAGTACCTGATCGTGCTGGTGATGGCATTTGTCGTGTTCGCGGCCATCGCAGAGGGACGCGCCGTGCGGCTCGAAGAATCTATGCGCCGCTTGCGGGTCGGTCAGTTCGCAGTCTGGGATCGAGGGGGCGTCTCCCCGGACGATCCGATTGCCTTGGCCCTGCGCCAGGGTGCGCGTGACCTGCCAGTCACCGAGAACGGCCGGTTGATCGGGATGGTCTGGCGGCAGCAGTTGATCGACGCCATGAGTCATGGCGGTTTGCAACGAAAGATCTCCGAGATCATGGACCGACGGTTTGTCTCGATCTCGAGCGACACGTCGGTCTACGATGCGCAACGATTGATGAATGACACCAATCAATGGTCCATGCCGGTGGCAGATGGCGGCATGTACCGGGGACTCTTTACGGCCGACCGATTTGTCCATGTGCAGCGGCATGTCGCCGCCAGAACGCCGGAGCGCCGTCATTTCGCGCACTTGTCCGGTTCGCTCAGTCAAACGTTTCGCAGCCGGGTGCGCTAA
- the dprA gene encoding DNA-processing protein DprA, translated as MVLALHDSGAERAYLVALSQVTHIGPVRLGRLRDRFGTLDAAWSADERELLAVLDERTCRAVLSARMKVDPERVMERITGSGSEIVTVLDDDYPMILREIPGPPPVLYYRGSLPGHDDPTVAIVGTRRATSYGREATQRIAGELAAAGVTVVSGLAKGIDGFAHRAALESGGRTIAVLASGVDIIYPPEHRQLAERILEAGALVSDYPPGTKPDAPNFPARNRIISGLSRATIVVEAPSRSGALITVGFAADQGRDVYAVPGSILSASSEGTNKLLRDGATPLTSAADVLGDLDLAPTNSREEPEQIAFPISDEERAIYALVTAEPQHIDELAYSAGLTISQASALMTMLELKGLVANAGAQHFVATSMRPRSRSRAPS; from the coding sequence TTGGTTCTCGCACTGCATGATTCGGGCGCGGAGCGCGCTTATCTCGTCGCGCTGTCGCAGGTAACGCACATCGGTCCGGTGCGGCTGGGTCGGTTGCGCGATCGTTTTGGCACCCTCGATGCTGCCTGGTCCGCGGACGAACGAGAGCTGTTGGCAGTTCTCGACGAGCGCACATGCCGCGCGGTGCTCTCCGCGCGCATGAAGGTCGATCCCGAGCGGGTCATGGAGCGAATCACCGGTTCCGGCTCGGAGATCGTAACCGTGCTGGACGATGACTATCCGATGATTCTGCGCGAGATTCCGGGTCCGCCTCCGGTCCTCTACTACCGGGGATCCTTGCCGGGGCATGACGATCCAACCGTTGCCATTGTCGGTACCAGGCGGGCTACTTCGTACGGCCGTGAAGCGACCCAGCGAATCGCGGGTGAGCTGGCGGCAGCGGGAGTGACGGTGGTTTCCGGACTGGCGAAGGGAATCGACGGCTTTGCCCATCGCGCCGCGCTCGAATCGGGTGGTCGAACCATCGCCGTGTTGGCCAGTGGCGTGGACATCATCTATCCGCCCGAGCATCGCCAGCTCGCTGAGCGGATCCTCGAGGCCGGAGCGCTCGTTTCCGACTATCCGCCAGGCACGAAACCAGACGCCCCGAACTTCCCCGCCCGCAACCGGATCATCTCCGGGCTGTCGCGCGCCACCATTGTGGTGGAGGCGCCATCGAGAAGCGGCGCGTTGATCACAGTCGGATTCGCGGCGGACCAGGGACGCGACGTCTACGCTGTTCCCGGCAGCATCCTCTCCGCCTCGAGCGAGGGGACGAACAAGCTGTTGCGGGACGGCGCCACGCCGCTGACCAGCGCCGCCGACGTGCTGGGCGATCTCGATCTCGCCCCAACGAATTCGCGTGAAGAGCCGGAACAGATCGCATTCCCGATCTCGGATGAAGAGCGGGCCATCTATGCCCTCGTGACTGCCGAACCCCAACACATCGATGAGTTGGCATACAGCGCCGGTCTCACGATTTCGCAGGCGTCGGCGTTGATGACCATGCTGGAACTCAAGGGGTTGGTCGCCAACGCGGGCGCCCAACACTTCGTCGCGACGTCTATGCGTCCACGATCGCGATCCAGGGCACCCTCTTGA
- the topA gene encoding type I DNA topoisomerase: protein MTDTIEKAPARKAPAKKKSATAAPKPKGKLVIVESPTKAKAIGRYLGSGYTVKSSMGHVRDLPKSTLGVDVDDDFTPKYLVPREKTKTIKELKSSVQGAKELILATDPDREGEAIAWHLVQATEPGDRPVSRVVFHEITPEAVQEAMQHPREIDMALVDAQQARRVLDRLVGYSVSPLLWKKVKRGLSAGRVQSAALRIVVEREREIEAFDPVEYWSVEADLKQQAPAKPVVFRAAVNKVAGKNAELSNGEQAHAIVDDLRAGVFKVAAVKTRETQRRPQAPFTTSTLQQEASRKLGFPVRRTMQVAQELYEGIDLGKEGIEGLITYMRTDSLNVSAQAQQAARAVISGKFGPEYVPATAPVYRTRSKGAQEAHEAIRPTHPNREPAAVKSFLTPQQFKLYQLIWQRFIASQMNPAILDGTTIDIAAGQPAQLDAPPYMLRATGSVVKFPGYMKVYTAGRDDGDVDELDKGALPRVTEGEMLDLVELFADQHFTQPPPRYSEATLIKALEEEGIGRPSTYAPTLATLLARSYVTTEQKKLIPTELGTVVSDLLAEHFPNVFDIGFTSQMESELDDIASGDRAWVPTLRSFYDPFKDTLTQAEQTIQRVKLKDEPAGEDCEQCGRPMVIKMGKFGKFMACSGFPECRNSKPLLTKIGMTCPTCHEGEVVERRSKKGRTFYGCSRYPDCDFVTWNKPVETKCPRCGSHMEQVGKQGNLKCPACGQTGTALPQAG from the coding sequence ATGACCGATACCATTGAGAAAGCACCGGCCAGGAAAGCGCCGGCCAAGAAGAAGAGTGCCACAGCGGCCCCGAAACCGAAGGGCAAGCTGGTCATCGTCGAGTCTCCGACGAAGGCCAAAGCCATCGGCCGCTATCTGGGGAGTGGCTACACCGTCAAATCGTCCATGGGCCATGTGCGTGACCTGCCGAAAAGCACGCTAGGCGTAGATGTCGACGACGATTTCACGCCCAAGTACCTGGTGCCCCGTGAGAAGACCAAGACGATCAAGGAATTGAAGAGCAGCGTTCAGGGGGCCAAGGAGCTGATTCTGGCGACCGACCCTGACCGCGAGGGCGAAGCCATCGCATGGCATCTCGTGCAGGCAACAGAGCCCGGCGACCGCCCGGTTTCCCGCGTGGTCTTCCACGAGATCACGCCCGAAGCAGTGCAGGAAGCCATGCAGCATCCGCGCGAGATCGACATGGCTTTGGTCGACGCGCAGCAGGCGCGCCGCGTGCTCGACCGGCTGGTCGGCTACAGTGTGAGCCCGCTTCTTTGGAAGAAAGTCAAGCGTGGTCTCTCCGCCGGGCGCGTGCAGAGCGCCGCGCTTCGCATCGTCGTCGAGCGAGAGCGCGAGATCGAAGCGTTCGACCCGGTCGAATACTGGTCGGTAGAGGCAGATCTGAAACAGCAGGCGCCAGCCAAGCCAGTGGTGTTCCGCGCGGCGGTGAACAAGGTCGCCGGCAAGAATGCCGAGTTGTCCAACGGCGAGCAAGCGCATGCGATCGTCGACGACCTGCGCGCTGGGGTCTTCAAGGTCGCAGCCGTGAAGACCCGCGAGACACAGCGTCGACCGCAGGCCCCGTTCACCACCAGCACGTTGCAGCAGGAAGCCTCTCGCAAGCTCGGCTTTCCGGTACGTCGCACCATGCAGGTGGCGCAGGAGCTCTACGAGGGGATCGATCTCGGCAAAGAAGGGATCGAGGGCCTCATCACGTATATGCGCACCGACTCGCTGAACGTGTCGGCGCAGGCGCAACAGGCCGCGCGAGCGGTCATCAGCGGTAAGTTCGGACCGGAGTACGTGCCAGCCACCGCTCCCGTCTATCGCACGCGGTCCAAGGGCGCGCAGGAAGCGCACGAGGCGATCCGTCCCACACACCCGAACAGGGAACCGGCGGCGGTCAAGTCGTTCCTCACGCCGCAACAATTCAAGCTCTATCAGCTGATTTGGCAGCGGTTCATTGCCAGTCAGATGAACCCGGCAATTCTGGACGGCACGACGATCGATATCGCTGCCGGCCAGCCGGCGCAACTCGACGCTCCACCTTACATGCTGCGAGCGACGGGTTCGGTGGTGAAGTTCCCTGGGTACATGAAGGTTTACACCGCTGGACGCGACGATGGCGATGTCGATGAATTGGACAAAGGCGCGCTGCCGCGCGTGACCGAGGGTGAGATGCTCGATCTCGTTGAGCTCTTTGCCGACCAGCATTTCACCCAACCGCCGCCACGCTACTCCGAGGCAACGTTGATCAAGGCGCTCGAGGAAGAAGGCATCGGCCGGCCGAGCACCTATGCGCCGACGTTGGCGACTCTGCTGGCGCGCAGTTACGTGACGACGGAGCAAAAGAAGCTCATTCCGACCGAGCTCGGCACCGTCGTGAGCGATCTGCTGGCCGAGCATTTTCCGAACGTGTTCGATATCGGGTTCACCTCGCAGATGGAAAGCGAGCTGGACGATATCGCCTCGGGTGATCGTGCCTGGGTGCCAACGCTGCGCAGTTTCTACGATCCGTTCAAAGACACCCTGACGCAGGCCGAGCAAACGATTCAGCGTGTCAAGCTCAAGGACGAGCCGGCAGGCGAAGACTGCGAGCAATGTGGGCGGCCGATGGTCATCAAGATGGGCAAGTTCGGCAAGTTCATGGCCTGCAGCGGGTTTCCCGAATGTCGAAACTCGAAGCCGCTTCTCACCAAAATCGGAATGACGTGTCCAACGTGTCACGAGGGCGAAGTGGTCGAACGGCGGTCGAAGAAGGGGCGCACCTTCTACGGGTGCAGCCGATACCCTGATTGCGATTTCGTCACCTGGAACAAGCCAGTCGAAACGAAGTGCCCTCGCTGCGGCTCACATATGGAACAGGTCGGCAAGCAGGGCAACCTGAAATGCCCCGCGTGTGGCCAGACTGGAACGGCTCTCCCCCAGGCTGGCTAG
- the hslV gene encoding ATP-dependent protease subunit HslV — MRPHGTTILGVKRGNTVAMAGDGQVTLGDVVLKHGARKIRLMDNGRIVAGFAGAVADALTLFGKFESQLKAGDGNVRRASVELAKEWRTDRYLRRLEAQLIVADAESILVISGEGDVIEPDDGIVAIGSGAPYATAAAKALMLHSDLDAVDLVRAAMEITADICIFTNDHFTIESVSLTAEDDAPPASDAVDAEETPKPKSRGRKKGAER; from the coding sequence GTGCGGCCCCATGGCACCACGATTCTTGGCGTCAAACGAGGGAACACCGTCGCGATGGCCGGTGACGGGCAAGTCACGCTGGGCGACGTTGTGCTCAAACACGGCGCGCGAAAGATTCGCCTTATGGACAACGGGCGGATCGTGGCGGGGTTTGCTGGCGCGGTGGCTGACGCGTTGACGCTGTTTGGCAAGTTCGAGAGCCAGCTCAAAGCTGGTGACGGCAACGTGCGCCGAGCCTCGGTTGAGCTGGCCAAGGAGTGGCGCACCGATCGATACCTGCGGCGGCTCGAGGCGCAACTCATCGTGGCCGATGCTGAGTCGATTCTGGTGATTTCCGGTGAAGGCGATGTGATCGAGCCGGATGACGGCATCGTGGCCATTGGATCTGGCGCTCCCTATGCCACGGCGGCTGCCAAAGCGCTGATGCTGCATTCGGATCTCGATGCGGTGGATCTGGTGCGAGCCGCCATGGAAATCACCGCAGATATCTGCATCTTCACGAACGATCACTTCACCATCGAGTCGGTCTCACTGACTGCTGAGGACGATGCGCCGCCGGCATCGGACGCAGTCGACGCCGAAGAAACGCCGAAGCCGAAGTCACGTGGGCGCAAGAAGGGAGCGGAACGCTAA